From Pristiophorus japonicus isolate sPriJap1 chromosome 7, sPriJap1.hap1, whole genome shotgun sequence, one genomic window encodes:
- the LOC139267465 gene encoding uncharacterized protein encodes MASQTWKLTPKPSIISLIEKKKIQESKDGQLCHAYCLWMVGQIRHNLDQIQRGEVPDWIDSSHLAQLANQRGTLDNCTLKGLTRVHPAIPDCEMGRNTGIGIVLMIPIATPDSGLFPLYQLENIGVIWENVSIRYYLTTISAVRRNDILTGISLTECKQRGEITVCPHPVGRGELDECGFNRTDGCVLEIVPAHRHFARAGYGGKGRYCVSTTECSYRYNDLQCPIPQPNICFAPLRPVAIGQAHITQVRRRKPEVIDVTDQLHDHLQDYDEPEQVPIPHLTEVLRELRLRVGQSVKLYHQLQTKIKVLEEDIDVDLQSQSWWRKVWDWGINVNIHPWIRINSHILVGIQLILAVTWGIMACQACRHQARRRGTHDRSPNMKQACLIIGEGGFGLCQFDLSNRDS; translated from the coding sequence atggcatctcagacctggaagctcacgccaaaaccatcaatcatctcattgatagagaaaaagaagatacaggaaagcaaagacgggcaactctgtcacgcttattgtctgtggatggtgggacagatccgccacaatctcgaccagatccaacgcggggaagtacccgattggatcgacagttcacatttggctcagttggctaatcagagggggacactggataattgtactctgaagggactgacccgagtacacccagcaattccagattgcgagatgggtaggaatactgggatagggatagtcctgatgatccctatagccacgccggactcagggctgttccccctgtaccaactagagaatatcggagtaatatgggaaaatgtctccatacgttactatctgaccaccatctccgccgttcgtcgaaacgacatacttaccgggatctccctaacagaatgcaagcaaaggggagagatcacagtatgccctcacccggtaggccgaggggagctagacgagtgcgggttcaaccgaaccgacgggtgtgtactagaaatagtgcccgcacacaggcacttcgcgagggcaggctacggagggaagggaagatactgcgtctctaccacagagtgttcatatcggtataatgacctgcagtgcccgataccacagccgaacatttgctttgcgccgctacgacctgtcgcgatcgggcaagcgcatatcacccaggttaggcgccggaagcccgaagttattgatgtaaccgatcagcttcacgatcatttgcaggattatgatgagccagagcaggtccctatcccacatctaaccgaagtattacgagaattgaggctcagggtgggtcaatccgtaaagctctaccaccaactgcaaactaaaatcaaagtactggaagaagatatcgatgtagacttacaaagtcagagttggtggagaaaggtctgggactggggaataaatgtgaacatccatccttggattcgaataaattcacacatactggtcgggatacaattgatcttagcagtaacatggggcataatggcctgccaggcatgcaggcaccaagcacgacgaagagggacccatgaccggtccccaaatatgaAACAAGCCTGTTTAATAATCGGggaaggaggatttggcctttgtcaatttgatttaagcaaccgggactcctga